A section of the Candidatus Woesearchaeota archaeon genome encodes:
- a CDS encoding adenylate kinase: MKRLILLGPPAAGKGSQAKKLSKALGIPHISTGDLLREEVSKGSVIGKKIKKTLESGDLVPDKIIVQLIKKRLENEDGFILDGFPRDIEQAKQLPLEIDHVILIDASDEKIIERVSKREICPTCGRIYGVDVPPIRKGLCDDDNTPLIHRPDDRPESIKHRLEVYHEKTQPLIKYYEDKLIRVNGDLSIDEVFKEIIKQITA; this comes from the coding sequence GGACCTCCCGCAGCAGGAAAAGGTAGTCAAGCAAAAAAACTCTCAAAAGCTCTAGGAATTCCTCACATCTCAACAGGAGATCTTCTCAGAGAAGAAGTAAGTAAGGGTTCGGTCATCGGGAAAAAAATAAAAAAAACTCTTGAATCAGGAGATCTTGTTCCTGACAAGATCATTGTTCAACTTATTAAGAAAAGACTGGAAAATGAGGACGGGTTCATCCTCGACGGATTTCCAAGGGACATTGAACAGGCAAAACAGCTCCCTCTTGAAATAGATCATGTGATACTCATAGATGCGTCAGATGAAAAAATCATTGAACGCGTGTCCAAAAGAGAAATTTGCCCCACATGCGGTCGTATTTATGGTGTAGATGTACCGCCAATACGAAAAGGTTTGTGTGATGATGATAACACTCCTCTTATCCACCGCCCTGATGACAGACCTGAGAGTATAAAACACCGCCTTGAAGTCTATCATGAAAAAACACAACCGCTCATAAAGTATTACGAGGATAAACTTATTCGGGTAAATGGGGATCTGAGCATTGATGAAGTGTTCAAAGAAATTATCAAACAAATAACTGCTTGA